The Desulfoscipio gibsoniae DSM 7213 genome contains a region encoding:
- a CDS encoding glycosyltransferase family 2 protein — MEESLISVVIPTYKRPPPMVKRALESVINQSYKNIEIIVVDDSPADFAERGAVEATIKSLNDRRVSYIKHEQNMGGCAARNTGIEASRGKFIAFLDDDDEWLPEKLHKQMAKMTGPSIGIVYCGYKIFDATTQTTRLIPGQNLVGSVFDDLILSNFIGSTSFVLVRRECFEECGLFDTAMRSSQDHDMWLRISLKYQVNFVDEPLVIYYAHDGERISTNPESKLQGIQAINKKYEDYLNTHRKAKSVRLMMLTPFYLLLGDRRKTIAIYWQSVKLAPFAVKRNLAYLKYIAKFFFSVKH; from the coding sequence ATGGAAGAATCTTTGATCAGTGTGGTAATTCCTACATATAAACGTCCACCGCCAATGGTGAAGAGAGCTTTGGAGAGTGTGATAAACCAATCCTACAAAAATATAGAAATAATAGTTGTAGATGATAGTCCGGCTGATTTTGCTGAACGGGGAGCGGTTGAAGCAACGATAAAAAGCTTGAATGATCGTCGCGTAAGCTATATTAAACATGAGCAAAACATGGGCGGCTGTGCGGCAAGAAACACGGGCATTGAGGCTTCCAGGGGGAAATTTATTGCCTTTTTGGATGATGACGATGAATGGTTGCCGGAAAAACTGCACAAGCAAATGGCTAAGATGACCGGTCCAAGTATTGGTATTGTATATTGTGGATATAAAATTTTTGATGCCACAACTCAAACCACCAGGTTGATTCCCGGGCAAAATTTGGTTGGCAGCGTTTTTGACGATTTAATATTAAGCAACTTTATCGGCTCAACTTCTTTTGTTTTGGTCAGGCGGGAGTGCTTTGAAGAATGCGGGCTGTTTGATACCGCTATGCGATCATCGCAAGACCACGATATGTGGCTGAGAATATCGCTTAAGTATCAGGTTAATTTTGTAGATGAGCCACTGGTTATTTATTATGCTCATGACGGAGAGAGAATTAGCACAAATCCTGAAAGTAAGCTTCAAGGTATACAGGCCATTAATAAAAAATATGAGGACTACTTAAATACCCACAGGAAGGCTAAAAGTGTACGGCTGATGATGCTCACTCCATTTTATCTTCTACTGGGTGATAGAAGAAAAACAATAGCAATATACTGGCAGTCCGTTAAGCTGGCCCCATTTGCGGTTAAGCGTAATCTTGCCTACTTGAAGTATATCGCCAAGTTTTTCTTTTCCGTAAAACATTGA
- the bioA gene encoding adenosylmethionine--8-amino-7-oxononanoate transaminase, protein MKNYKPEQLERWDKQYVWHPFTQMRQWQKERPLIIEKGEGSYLYDVEGNKYLDGISSLWVTVHGHRKREINQAIIEQLDKLAHSTMLGQANITSTLLARKLVEITPEGLNKVFYSESGSTAVEIGLKIAYQYWQQQGEEKDKDKRKFVSLVNAYHGDTIGSVSVGGIDLFHKIFASLLFETISAPSPYCYRCPLNLSKENCSMECVNEMESLLDRHHHEIAGVVIEPVVQGAAGMLVAPDGYLAKVRELCNRYNVLLIADEVAVGFGRTGKMFACAHENVSPDIICLAKGITGGYLPLAATMTTNEIYNAFLGEVYECKTFYHGHTYTGNPVACAAALANLELFEKDKLIETLQGKVTLFTEGLKRFKELQHVGDVRQKGLMAGIEIVENTATKEPFPVKYNIPHRIVLEARKNGLIIRPLDNVMVLMPILSMSLTELTQVLDITYAAIKNVTEEETLC, encoded by the coding sequence GTGAAGAATTATAAACCAGAACAATTAGAACGATGGGATAAGCAATATGTTTGGCACCCTTTTACCCAAATGCGCCAATGGCAAAAGGAAAGGCCGCTAATAATTGAAAAAGGTGAAGGCAGCTATCTTTATGATGTAGAGGGCAACAAATACCTGGATGGCATCTCCTCGCTGTGGGTTACTGTACACGGGCACCGAAAAAGGGAAATTAACCAGGCCATTATTGAACAATTGGACAAACTGGCCCACAGCACAATGCTAGGCCAAGCCAATATAACATCAACTTTATTGGCTCGTAAATTGGTAGAAATAACACCAGAGGGACTTAATAAGGTTTTTTATTCCGAAAGTGGATCCACCGCAGTGGAGATTGGGCTTAAGATAGCTTACCAGTACTGGCAGCAACAAGGAGAAGAAAAAGATAAGGACAAGCGTAAATTCGTGTCTTTAGTAAACGCTTACCACGGGGATACTATCGGTTCGGTAAGCGTTGGCGGCATTGACCTATTCCATAAAATATTTGCGTCGTTGTTATTTGAAACTATAAGCGCACCGTCTCCCTACTGTTATCGCTGCCCCCTGAATTTAAGTAAAGAAAATTGCTCAATGGAATGCGTTAATGAGATGGAGTCCCTTTTAGACCGCCATCACCATGAAATAGCCGGGGTGGTGATAGAACCCGTGGTGCAAGGAGCGGCTGGTATGCTTGTTGCGCCGGATGGCTATTTAGCTAAAGTAAGGGAACTTTGCAACCGATATAATGTTTTGCTTATTGCCGATGAAGTGGCTGTAGGGTTTGGGCGTACCGGGAAAATGTTTGCCTGTGCTCACGAAAATGTAAGCCCGGATATAATATGTCTGGCCAAAGGAATTACCGGCGGCTACCTGCCCCTAGCAGCTACTATGACCACCAACGAAATATATAATGCTTTTCTGGGGGAAGTATACGAATGTAAAACCTTTTATCACGGGCATACCTACACCGGAAATCCAGTGGCCTGTGCCGCCGCCCTGGCCAACCTGGAACTATTCGAAAAGGACAAATTAATTGAAACTTTACAGGGAAAAGTTACTTTATTCACGGAAGGTCTAAAAAGATTTAAAGAGCTACAACACGTTGGTGATGTACGTCAAAAGGGGTTAATGGCAGGCATTGAAATCGTGGAAAACACTGCCACCAAAGAACCATTTCCGGTAAAATACAATATCCCCCACCGCATTGTCCTGGAAGCTAGAAAAAACGGTTTAATTATCAGACCGCTGGACAATGTTATGGTACTCATGCCCATTCTTTCCATGAGCTTGACAGAACTTACACAGGTTTTAGACATTACTTACGCTGCAATTAAAAACGTTACAGAGGAGGAGACTCTTTGCTAA
- the bioD gene encoding dethiobiotin synthase, with protein MHGFFITGTDTGVGKTAITAGLAANLRQRGLNVGVMKPLQTGSQKAEQGWISIDALYSMQVAGITDPMELVSPYCLEPPMAPRLAAEISGINIELEKISRAYRELCNRHEFMLVEGAGGIMVPITGRFLMADLAKLLDLPVLIVARPGLGTVNHTLLTVEYAKSSGLRVAGIIINDFKQSEAGTVEKTNPDLIEELAQVPIVGIIPHDNDLDVDTYNPGQVTKLVGEGINWKKFISLLTN; from the coding sequence ATGCATGGTTTTTTTATCACCGGAACCGACACCGGTGTGGGTAAAACCGCCATTACCGCCGGACTGGCGGCAAATCTTAGACAAAGAGGACTTAACGTAGGAGTTATGAAGCCACTTCAAACAGGCAGTCAAAAAGCCGAACAAGGCTGGATTTCCATTGACGCCTTATATTCCATGCAGGTAGCAGGAATTACCGATCCTATGGAATTGGTCAGCCCATACTGTCTGGAACCACCTATGGCACCGCGCCTAGCGGCTGAAATTTCGGGTATTAATATTGAATTGGAAAAAATCAGCCGTGCTTACCGGGAGTTGTGCAATAGACATGAATTTATGTTGGTGGAAGGTGCCGGCGGCATCATGGTGCCTATTACAGGCCGTTTTCTAATGGCCGATTTGGCTAAATTGCTTGATTTACCAGTGTTAATCGTGGCTAGGCCTGGCCTGGGAACGGTTAATCATACATTACTAACTGTCGAATACGCAAAATCAAGTGGCCTTCGAGTCGCTGGAATTATTATCAACGATTTCAAGCAAAGTGAGGCCGGCACGGTAGAAAAGACAAACCCTGATCTAATTGAAGAGTTAGCCCAAGTCCCTATAGTCGGCATAATACCTCATGACAACGATTTGGATGTGGATACATATAACCCGGGCCAGGTCACTAAACTGGTTGGGGAAGGAATCAATTGGAAAAAGTTTATTAGCCTGCTTACTAACTAA
- a CDS encoding lipopolysaccharide biosynthesis protein: MRSRKALYNTVASLALQILTIICGFIIPRLIIGSFGSSVNGLVYSIKQFLGYITLLEFGVGGVVRAALYKPLANNNSDSVSAIVKATENFFKIIALIFIGYSLLVAGLFPFLVGNDFEWLFTFILVLIIGASTFVQYYFGITYQVLLQADQKRYIASMLQIFTTIINTVLVIILVEIGAGIHIVMLGSAIILIIRPVMLNIYVKRKYKIISNCAADNMAIKQRWDGLGHHLAFFLHTHADVVVLTLFTNIKEVSVYSVYYMVVSGIEKIMTTFSSGLEAGFGNIIAKNETVALDKNFRLYEFISFVVTTILFTSVGLLVLPFVSVYISGISDVNYYRPAFAYILTLAEAIYCIRLPYHVVTLAAGHFKQTRNGAFVEAFINIILSVALVILYGLIGVAIATLCAMLFRTIQYVMYLSKHILHRSMWQFANRCIVNILAVIITVTLAKFLPDMVIDNYVKWCIYACEITFIAVTVTLVINTMFYPQDLKNLLAVAGRLRKQEPKD, from the coding sequence ATGCGCAGCAGAAAAGCATTGTATAATACCGTAGCCTCATTGGCATTACAGATACTGACAATAATCTGTGGTTTTATCATCCCAAGACTGATCATAGGATCATTTGGTTCAAGTGTTAATGGGTTGGTATACTCCATAAAACAGTTTTTAGGGTATATTACTCTGCTTGAGTTTGGTGTGGGCGGTGTTGTGAGAGCAGCCCTTTATAAACCATTGGCAAATAATAATTCAGATTCGGTTAGTGCTATCGTTAAAGCGACGGAAAATTTTTTTAAAATAATAGCGTTAATATTTATTGGATACTCCCTACTTGTCGCAGGACTATTCCCGTTTTTGGTAGGGAATGATTTTGAATGGCTGTTTACTTTTATACTGGTGTTAATTATCGGTGCCAGTACATTTGTACAATATTATTTTGGCATCACCTACCAAGTTTTACTGCAGGCGGATCAGAAAAGGTATATAGCTTCAATGTTGCAAATATTTACGACAATTATTAATACGGTTTTAGTGATAATTCTTGTTGAAATCGGAGCCGGTATCCACATTGTAATGCTCGGCAGCGCAATTATACTTATCATCAGACCGGTTATGCTAAATATTTATGTCAAGAGGAAATACAAAATAATCAGCAACTGTGCCGCCGATAATATGGCGATTAAACAAAGGTGGGATGGGCTTGGGCATCATTTAGCTTTTTTTTTGCATACGCACGCGGATGTAGTGGTGCTGACATTATTCACAAACATTAAAGAAGTATCGGTGTATTCAGTATACTATATGGTGGTTTCTGGGATAGAAAAAATAATGACCACTTTTTCATCTGGTTTGGAAGCTGGTTTTGGCAATATAATCGCCAAAAATGAAACAGTGGCATTGGACAAAAATTTTCGCTTGTATGAGTTTATTTCATTTGTTGTTACCACTATCTTGTTCACCAGTGTGGGTTTACTGGTGCTGCCCTTTGTATCGGTATATATAAGCGGTATATCTGATGTTAATTACTACCGGCCGGCGTTTGCCTATATTTTAACATTAGCGGAGGCAATATATTGCATTAGACTTCCATATCATGTTGTGACACTGGCTGCGGGTCATTTTAAACAAACGAGAAACGGCGCCTTTGTTGAAGCATTTATCAATATTATATTATCTGTTGCTTTAGTAATACTTTATGGCTTAATAGGAGTTGCCATTGCAACTCTGTGCGCCATGCTTTTTAGAACGATCCAGTATGTAATGTATCTTTCAAAGCATATATTGCACAGGAGTATGTGGCAGTTCGCTAATAGATGCATAGTAAATATTTTAGCAGTTATAATCACTGTTACTTTGGCAAAATTTCTACCCGATATGGTTATAGACAACTATGTGAAATGGTGTATTTATGCTTGCGAAATCACATTCATTGCGGTCACTGTTACGCTGGTTATTAATACTATGTTTTATCCCCAAGATCTGAAAAACCTGCTTGCGGTGGCCGGGCGCTTGCGAAAACAGGAACCTAAAGATTAA
- the bioF gene encoding 8-amino-7-oxononanoate synthase codes for MEFIKEELTSLKQYGIYRDLKTMVESQAPRTMVNGKKCILLSSNNYLGLTEHPDLITAARNAISIWGTGAGGSRLISGNFRIHEELEETIAHFKNTESAIVFNSGYMANMGTITALAGKEDIIFSDELNHASIIDGCRLSRAKTRIYPHKNTGVLEKLLQKSTGYRRRLIVTDGVFSMDGDLAPLPRLVDLAEKYNAVLMVDDAHATGVLGRRGAGSAEHFGLEGKITIQMGTLSKAIGSTGGYVAGSHDLINYLRNKARSFIFSTALPPSVIATGLEAFRVLQKYPRIRENLHNNAFYLRTGLTQMGFTILSEESPIIPVLIGDANKTIQMAQLLFSLGVFTPGIRPPTVPPGTSRVRVTVMATHTREELDTALHAFAQAGQTLGVI; via the coding sequence ATGGAATTTATAAAAGAGGAGTTAACCAGTCTCAAACAATACGGCATTTACCGCGACCTTAAAACGATGGTCGAATCCCAGGCCCCCCGCACAATGGTTAACGGCAAAAAGTGCATCTTATTATCGTCTAATAATTACCTGGGGTTAACTGAACACCCGGATTTAATAACAGCCGCCAGGAATGCTATAAGTATTTGGGGCACAGGTGCGGGGGGTTCCCGTTTAATCAGCGGCAATTTCAGGATCCATGAAGAACTGGAGGAAACCATTGCCCACTTTAAAAATACAGAATCAGCAATTGTCTTTAATAGCGGTTACATGGCTAATATGGGAACGATAACCGCGCTGGCCGGAAAAGAGGACATCATCTTCAGCGATGAGTTAAATCATGCCAGCATCATTGACGGCTGCCGGCTTAGCCGGGCAAAAACCAGAATATACCCCCATAAAAACACCGGTGTCCTTGAAAAATTATTACAAAAGTCTACCGGTTACCGACGGCGTCTTATAGTAACTGACGGGGTTTTCAGTATGGACGGCGATCTGGCCCCGTTACCCCGTTTAGTAGATTTGGCAGAAAAATATAACGCTGTATTAATGGTAGACGATGCCCATGCGACCGGAGTATTGGGGCGCCGGGGTGCCGGATCGGCGGAACATTTCGGTTTGGAAGGAAAAATTACTATCCAAATGGGTACCTTAAGCAAGGCAATAGGGAGCACAGGCGGCTATGTCGCCGGCTCCCATGATTTAATTAATTACCTTAGAAATAAAGCACGTAGCTTTATTTTCTCCACTGCTCTTCCCCCTTCTGTAATCGCCACTGGATTAGAGGCTTTTAGGGTTTTACAAAAATACCCCCGGATTCGGGAAAATCTACATAATAACGCTTTCTACCTCAGAACCGGATTAACGCAAATGGGCTTTACAATTCTATCCGAAGAATCACCCATAATACCTGTATTAATAGGTGATGCAAATAAGACGATACAAATGGCCCAATTACTTTTTTCCCTGGGCGTATTTACCCCGGGAATTAGGCCGCCCACAGTGCCGCCAGGTACGAGTAGAGTAAGGGTTACAGTGATGGCCACGCACACCCGGGAAGAATTGGACACGGCCTTGCACGCCTTTGCGCAGGCCGGCCAAACACTGGGCGTTATCTAA
- a CDS encoding queuosine precursor transporter, whose amino-acid sequence MRLFPILMAMFVTILLVSNTVAVKITHVGPFYFDGATILFPIAYIFGDILTEVYGYKRSRIVVWTGFLACMIMSLIYWLVGILPAASDWYQQDAYMAILGQTPRIVVASLIAYLCGEFINAFILAKMKIATKGRFLWTRTIGSTMVGQGVDTVLFVIIAFSGIIPANLLMYMIISNYVFKTAFEILATPLTYAVVGFVKKVDSVDYYDDDTDFSPFRVSFKDLA is encoded by the coding sequence TTGCGCTTATTTCCCATTTTAATGGCTATGTTTGTCACTATCTTGCTGGTTTCAAACACTGTGGCGGTTAAAATAACCCATGTTGGACCTTTTTATTTTGACGGCGCTACAATTCTTTTTCCAATAGCTTATATATTTGGAGACATATTGACTGAGGTATATGGATATAAGCGTAGCAGAATTGTTGTCTGGACCGGGTTTTTAGCCTGCATGATTATGTCATTGATTTACTGGCTGGTTGGCATACTGCCTGCCGCCAGCGATTGGTATCAACAAGATGCCTATATGGCAATTTTAGGTCAAACACCAAGGATAGTAGTTGCGAGTTTGATTGCCTACCTGTGCGGTGAATTTATTAATGCCTTTATACTGGCTAAAATGAAAATCGCCACCAAAGGGCGGTTTCTCTGGACCAGAACTATTGGCTCCACAATGGTGGGCCAGGGGGTAGACACAGTCTTATTTGTGATCATAGCTTTTTCAGGAATTATACCGGCCAACCTTTTAATGTATATGATTATATCAAATTACGTATTTAAGACAGCTTTTGAAATTTTGGCCACTCCCCTTACCTATGCCGTAGTCGGGTTTGTTAAAAAAGTAGATTCCGTAGATTATTACGACGATGATACTGACTTCAGTCCATTCAGAGTCTCCTTTAAAGACTTGGCATGA
- a CDS encoding LysM peptidoglycan-binding domain-containing protein has protein sequence MNLLPHTTYQINAQTKKGTAEGPARIVFTFHDINGNKLLQYYDIRHTHAGTGWEDIAQQYIAIPDKAAITKIHLLTNDPKGYHCFDNIVIIRNSAIGDRKNMQVDQNELLTNGDFELGLFGWIGESSLINEEENNKFLRNGYNWSLYQQLEVEPEKTYVIRAKTRTPDNQVPTRIKVIFLDDQGLRIPEFYNIVRFHTNNEWNDVTEVIRIPAGIHQARIYLLANDDSSSVACDFDDISMKLATDEELKDLTQTQTENSRGYLDNHTEYVVKAGDTASAIAEQFGVNLDTLIDENNIIDPNRLEVGQILYIPVN, from the coding sequence ATGAACTTGCTTCCACATACGACCTATCAAATAAATGCGCAAACCAAGAAGGGAACTGCGGAGGGGCCGGCCAGAATTGTTTTTACATTCCATGATATTAATGGAAATAAACTGCTTCAATATTATGATATCAGGCATACCCATGCTGGCACCGGTTGGGAAGATATTGCCCAACAATATATTGCTATACCCGATAAGGCCGCGATAACTAAAATACACCTGTTAACCAATGACCCTAAAGGCTATCATTGCTTTGATAATATTGTAATTATTAGAAACAGTGCCATAGGTGATCGTAAAAACATGCAAGTGGACCAAAATGAATTATTAACTAACGGTGATTTTGAACTGGGGTTATTTGGTTGGATTGGAGAATCTTCTTTAATTAACGAAGAAGAAAATAATAAATTTCTAAGGAACGGATATAACTGGAGCCTTTACCAGCAGCTTGAGGTGGAACCTGAAAAGACCTATGTGATTAGGGCTAAAACCAGAACACCGGATAATCAGGTGCCTACCCGCATAAAAGTAATCTTTTTAGATGACCAGGGTCTAAGGATTCCGGAATTTTATAATATTGTGCGCTTTCACACGAACAATGAATGGAATGATGTAACCGAAGTTATTAGGATACCCGCCGGTATTCACCAGGCCAGAATCTACCTGCTGGCCAATGATGACTCCAGTTCCGTAGCCTGTGACTTCGACGACATATCTATGAAATTAGCCACTGATGAGGAATTAAAAGATTTAACACAGACCCAAACAGAAAATTCACGTGGATATCTGGATAACCATACCGAATATGTAGTAAAAGCCGGAGATACAGCATCCGCAATAGCCGAACAATTTGGGGTCAATCTGGATACTTTAATCGATGAAAACAATATTATAGACCCCAATCGCCTTGAAGTTGGTCAAATACTGTATATCCCTGTAAATTAA